The genomic segment TCTTATTCCACACACCTGCCTGAATGATTGATGATGACGAGGACAGCATAATGTCTGGGCACTGGAATGCCTCTGAAAACTACCCGTTGAACCCAGCCAGCATCATAGTGCCCGTCGTCTTCTCCTTGATCTTCTTGCTCGGGACGATTGGGAACAGCTTGGTACTAGCAGTGCTGTGCAGGAATGGCCAGATGGGCCACAACACAACCAACCTGTTCATTCTAAACCTGAGTGTGGCCGATTTCTTCTTCATCATATTTTGTGTCCCATTTCAAGCCACAATCTACACGCTGGAGGGCTGGGTCTTTGGGTCGTTCATGTGCAAGGCCGTCCATTTCTTCATCTACCTGGCAATGTATGCAAGCAGCTTCACGCTCGCCGCCGTTTCAGTTGACAGGTACAGTACGTGAAGGACTACTGAATCCAGTGATTTTGTCTCAAAACCCAATTATTTCAGGCATGGTGCACAGTAGCCTTGATATACTTGGGAGCACTAAAGTGACCTGCAATTAATTAGTTCCTAAACATTTCCATTGTTGATGTATCTCTGCATCTCATGCCTGCTCATGTGGCAAAATGAAGAGAGATTGATAACACTAATGATGCAACAATTTCTTGTTATTTTTAGTCTAAATAATGATACAAATATCAATATTGTTCTTTGAAAATGACAGCAACTTTATGCAGTCTCATGGGACAAATCCAAAGTTGTCTCCACTTCCCCACTTGCTCAGTTGTTCTGCAGCCTTCTAAATCACAATGAAGATTAAGTTAGTTGAAGTGACAAAAGACACCGATATGTATGGTCAATTAAGATATAATCACTGTTTTCCAAACTGTCTGGTCCTAAAATTATTTCTATATGTGGATTGTGATTCAATAcgttaaatattttaaaatatagtgAACTGAAAAACTCCATTAAGTATCTTTAGATTTCAACTTCTATCTTATATTCTaccacatttcagaatcagaatctgaatcaggtttattatcactaacacgtcatgaaatttgttgttccgCAGCAGACACAataaaggtagtgcaaaaaagagcaaagtagatagtattcatgggtttatggactgttcagaaatctgatagcagagaggaagaagctgttcctaaagctttgagtgtgtgtcttcaggctcctgtacctcctcccagatggtactaatgagaagaggacatgctccagatggtgagggtccttaatgataagtGCAGCCTTCCCAAGGAATTCCCTTTTGAACATGTCCTGGACTGGGGGGCAGGCTAGTGCTCGTGAAGGCGCTGGCTGAGTTgagaaccctctgcagctttcccCAGTTCACTGCATTGGCATCTCCATGCCAGATGGTGactcaaccagtcagaatgctttccacagtacatctgtagaaatgtgtcagagtcttcggtgacataccaaatcttcccaAAAGCTATAATATACTTCTGCCATGGCTTAGCTAGTGTCTAATAGTGTGTACTGTAACCTCCTTGTTATTTTATCCCATGCTTTGGCTAATGAAAACATGCATCTCGAATGTCATTTTCATTTCCCCGTCCTTCTGCTGTCAGGGATCCACGGACCCTTCATTCCTCAGTATATCctagggttcacatacttttctgaattaaatttcatctgtcatttaCACTGCCTATCTTCCTAACTCCTCAATATCATTCTGTAACTGAAAACGACCCTTCTCGTTATCAACTACACCACCAATGTTCATGTCAtttacaaacttactaatcataccACATACCTTCACATCCAGGTTATTAAAATATTTCACAAACAGCAAAGGTTCCGGCGCCAATCCATGTAATATACTGCTGGTCACAGATTTCCAATTACAAAAACAACCTTCCCGCCATCACTGACTGCCTTCCATCACCAAGCAAGTGTAGGATCCAATTTGCCAAATTGCTCTGCATCCCAGAGTTCTTTAACTTTTGGACCAGTTTTCCATGTGGGTCCCTTTCAGAggacttactgaagtccatgtagatcacattagCTGcactgtgcacatcaacacatcTGGTAACTTTCTGAAAAAATTCAGTTGAACTAGTTACACAGGATCTCCTTTTAAATCAACGATAAATATCCTCAGTTAATCTCTGCCCTTCCTCCCAATTGCAGAAGGTTAATCTTgtctctctgatttttttttcttataaTATCCCACCTCTGATAGAATATAGatgatagaacactacagcagagtacaggtccttcaacacaatgttgtgccgaccttttaaccttactctaagatcaatctagcctgTCCCTTTTAcctagccttccatttttctgtcatctgtgtgtctatctaagagtctcttaaatgtccctaatgtatgtgCCTCTAATACCAGCCCTGGCAGGACtcacactgctctctgtgtaaaaaaacatctctgacatcccctctaaacttgcctctaatcaccttaaatttatggCCCTTGGTATAAGCCTGGAAAaagtgtctctggctgtccactcaagttatgcctcttatcattttgtacacctctgtcaagttgcCTCGAATGTAGGTCTGTAACTACCTGCTTTATCCCGTTGCTCTTCTTGAGTGAAGGCACTATGTACATTTCTCGCCCTCCAAACGCCTGGCACCTCAACATTTCTGCTGGAGCCCTGTCTATCCCCTACTTACCTTCCATTGGAGCCTGAAATATTTCACATCAGGCCCCAGGAATTTACTCATCTTCAAGTCTGATAAAATACCCTCTTCTCCTCCTTTTTCAATGATATTGTGTTCTGGAATTTTACTGTATCCATCCCTGAACTCACTAATTGCAACATCCTTCTACATGGTGaatacagatttaaaaaaaaacaatttaaaagCTCACTGCCGCTTTTCCGCTaaatgcatagattaccattaaTGGACCCTGCTCTTCCCCTTAATAAGTAAAATAGTTAAAGTCCGGGTGCTTACAAAAATATAATTCATGTAAGTAAATAATTGAAAATGGTGCCAATCTGAACAATGATAATAAAAATGTTAGCAGCACACTTGCCTGGCTGTCAGAAGAGAAGGTGTTTACCCTTTCAGAAACAAagaacctgctggaggaacttaacaggtccaACTGTACCCATGGGGGAATAGAAATTGTCGACTCTTTGAGTCAAACTCCTGCatcagatgctgctcgaccccctgagctcccccagcagctGGGTTTGcttcaggttccagcatctggagtCTCTTGTGTCTGCTGTTTTGTCCGTTCATATATTCCCCTCACAACTAACAAGGCGACCGGCTGGAAGTTTCAATAATATTCCATATCATTTTTTTTTTGGCTCAGCAGTTTAATTGCCAGCGATCATTTCTCAGGTTGAAATGTCACGTCTCATTTCGAAAGCAATCGAACTGCTTGTCAGCTTCCTCCAAACTACTGTATGTCTAATTCTGCAATTTCACAAAGAGCGTGGTGCACCGACCTTCACCCAGCACAATGATCACTGCAACCGGGTTACAATAAACTATTAGACACCTTCAAAGGATGTGCTAAAATAATGCCTCTGGGAGCTCAGGCTTAAGACTCATCACCTATTCAACACCTGTATGCTTTAATTAAATTTGTTGAGCATCTTATTAGCTTGGGGATAAGAGTCGATGTGGAGTTAAAACCTGAGTAGTTGGTAGTTCTGCCGAAATGGGAATATGGGAATTGGGccatgcaatgccttgaaactgatctgccattcaattaCGTTGTAGTTGATTTGCATATTAATCCAATTTACTCATCCCATTCTACATTCATTCAAGAGATATCCCTGAAGGCATCGTAATGTCACCTGCCTTCCTCATCATTGGAAGACAGCCGTCTCCCAGCGAAGTGCTGTGGCCACACCTGCCCACAGCTGCAGCCAGTGTTTATGAAAGTCCATCCACTCCCTCAGATACATTTGTCCTTCCCTTGGGGCAGGGTGAACAGCTTACATCCAGTGTTTTCCCGGCAACCAGAGACCTATGGGGGGAATTTCAGGAATCAATTCAGTCGCTCTGCCATTTCACACATCGGCAGGTAGTCCAGGGGAAGAGAAGTCCCaagcttctgaaaatctaaaatgAAGtctagatactggaaatctgaaataaaatagacAAAGTGTAAACACCTAgtgggccgggcagcatctggggagacagaaacagttaatgtttcagattaagGGCTgctgtcagaactgggaaagactAAAGACAAAAAAGAGTTTAACTCAATGagtaaatcagtttctctttCAACAGACTAAGATGGTAAGTGATTTCATCATTTTCAGCTTTGAAATCCCATACTCTGGCGCTTTCGCCTTTTTGACATTCCTTCCATCAGTTCAACATCAACATGCAATGATAGGACCTTGGCAGGCAAAGCAAAGACCTTTCTTCGGACTAATCCAGAGGCTCACCGTTCTCATCCCATGCCCATGTGAAACCGGtgtcctcaatgaggactgacaGAATAGCTGGAGTCACCGTATGCATCCTAgtccaaagtcaaagtaaatgagACAGCGCAACATAAATAGTTTACAAGTTCTTATAATTGGTGACTGTAATTTCTAGGATGGTCCATTATTGCATGGTTTTGTTAGTTTCCCTTTGTAATTTTATTCATATCACCCGTCTAGGCTGATACATTTAGCTACTGGGGCAATATGCTGTAAcgtgtacctcctacccaagatttgGGTGGGCCTAATGTCCGCCTGGTCCTTTCCCCCCGGTACAGTCCTTTCGTGCCTACTTCTGTGACACTTTTCATGCTCTCAATCCCCTcaataactttcaattccctggccctagCCGCCTCATTTTCACAATGTATGTTCAGCCCCTACACACTTCTAACAcctatcaagaaggcctcaaagctctctgcttctttcttgacaaaagaaccaaccacatcccctccaccaccaccctcctccatctggcagaactgccctcacactcaatattttttccttcagctcctcccactttctccagattgAGGgttagccatgggcacttgcatagGTCCCAGCCATGCCTGCTTCTTTGTTGACTACATAGAACAGCCCTTGTTCCAAGCCTTtgcctggtaatgctccccaactcttcctccactacatggacatctgcattggtgctgcttcatgcacccatgctgagcttgtcaatttcgtcaactttgcctccaacttctaccctgcccttaaattcacttggtccatttctggctcctccctctcctttctcgatctatctgtctctatctctggagactagctgtttactgacatcttttataaacctagcAAATGCAACGGTTGTCttcactatacctcttcccaccctgtctcctgtaaaaatgctatttgcttctctcagttccttcacCTCCATCACATTGggtcccaggatgtggctttcctctTCAGGACATCTGAGATATcgtccttcctccactattgatgctgctcaCTACCACATTTCCTCCATTTGCTGAACACCCACACTCACCCTATCTTCCCACTGACatgacagtgatagagttcctcctggccttacctaccaccccatgagcctctgcatccaacacattctctgcaacttctgccaactTTAACAAGATCCTATCACTAACCCTGCCCCCCCCCATGCATTCCACTGGAATCACTCCCTCCACagcttccttgtccattcatccctccccactaatctccctccaggcacctACCCCTGCAAGCAGCCcaagtgcccattcacctcctccctcacctccattcagggtctcaaacagtccttctaggtgaggcaacactttaccttcGAATCTGCTGCCGTTGTCTaatgtgtccggtgctcctgatacaggcttctctgcattggtgagacacGACGTAAATTGGGGGATGGCTTTGTCAAACATcttcgctccatccaccaaaagtggaacttcccagtggcaaaacattttaattctgattcccattcctattctgacatgttggtgcatggcctcctcttgtgccaagacaaggccatcctcagggtggaggagcaacaccttgtattccagctgggtagcctccagcctgatggcatgaatattgatttctccttctggtaaatcccctttttcctctctggccttttacctcttctctcctACCTAACACTTACCCcttggtcccctcctccttccctttaccctatggctccctcacctccaactcttcctctccagccctttacctttcccacccacttgactTCACCTAACACGTTCCAGCTCACCTTGTTCCCTTTCCCTcatcttttcattctggcatcttcctccttctttttcagtcctgatgaagggtcttggcccaaaacgttgactgtttattcatttccatagacgctgcatgacctgctgatttcccccagcattttgtgtgtgttgctttggatttccagcatctgcagactctcctgTGTTTATGACTTGCTGTAGTATTTGCTAGCTCATTGACAGAATCCTTTTCCCAATTTTTGTCCACCATCAGTGAGAGTACCTAGACTTCTATCTGGCTCTTCACCAGATGTGGTTTAGTTGTGGAGGTGAAGCTGGTCTTAAACTGTCCCATTGCCATCCACTTCACGGTCTGTCTCCCACTACGTGGCCTTGCAGTAACTAGGCACGTTGCCTGGGTATTCCACGCCTATTAACAGGTTGCACGATTTATCCCTGGAATTTTACACATGAATCTGGCTGTACCTTCTTCTGACCAGAATCCGAACTCATTCATTTTGCATAATCCTTCACCTGATCTCCTTTTCTCAACCGTACAGATACCTGGCCATCAGATATCCCCTCCGGTCGCGGGAACTGAGGACTCCCTGCAATGCTCTTACTGTTATGGTCGTCATTTGGGGGCTCTCCATCATCTTTGCTGGCCCTTACCTCAGCTACTATGACCTCATCCCTTATGAATGGTTTTACATCTGCATGCCAGCATGGCAGGAGCCAAGGAGGAAGATCATGGATACGTCCACTTTCATATTTGGATATATAGTCCCTGTTGCAATTATAAGTCTGTCTTATGCAAGGACCATCAAGTATCTGTGGACAGCAGTGGACCCGATAGAAGACATATCTGAGTCTAAAAAAGCTAAGAGAAAAGTGACCAAGATGATTATAATTGTGACGGTTCTCTTCTGTCTCTGTTGGCTCCCTCACCATGTGCTGATCCTGTGCTTCCACTATGGACACTTTCCCTTCAACCAAGCCACTTACGCTTTAAGGCTGCTCTCCCACTGCATGGCATACACCAACTCCTGCCTCAACCCCATTGTCTATGCCCTGGTGTCCAAGCACTTCAGGAAAGGGTTCAAGAAGGTTTTTAGCTGCCTGCTGAGCAAGAAAGGGGTGAATAAGGTTCACATGGTTCATGTCGTCAACATGGTCACTGGGTCCACGGACGTCTCACACCTGAATGATGAGAACGCCAGGCAGCACGGCTGTGAGCTGAAGGACAGGCAGCCCACGAGAGCCCAGGGTAAAGCCATGACCATCACTGTGCCCTATCAGCAGACATCTTGAATGGAGCAAAGCACCGCGACTGTACTCATTTGTTTTTGCTTCTCCATGAATTCTGTGTACTCAACTTTATTGTGTAGAGTATAAGTGTTCCAACTTGGCCCTTGTGTAAGTTATCGTTGTGGACAAATATTGATTTGGGATGAAAGTCAAGCATTCGTTCATTTGCTGGATGTGTCACAGTAACTCACCAGCGATTTCTTCTGGGGGCACATCCAAACCTCTGCCACCTCAAACAAAGGGGCAGTAGGCCCTGGGGGCACTTCCTTCTACAGGTTTCCTCCAAGTTATTTATCCTGACTTGGAGAAGAATCATTGTTGGGCTGAAGTCCTGGAATTCTAACAAAACTGTGCATGTCACTCCATTCCCTATGGTTATACAGGGGTGATTTATACCACCCTTGAAAGTACTGTCCCTGAAAGTGATGTTCCCATCTCATAAACATTTTCACAGTTGAATGTTACAggtataaatattattgcaaaaaCAATTTCTGTTTAGACGCCATCATAGGCAGTTTACAGTTAAAACAGGGAGAAAGTCAGAAAAGAGCAGATTGAAGGCAAGATCAAAAATTAACAAACACACAGGCCACCTTTCACGGCTCTCCAAAGTGCGTCAAAACCAATAAATTATTTTCGGGTTTGCGGCACCAGTGACAGAAGAAATATTTGCGTTTAGTTTCATAAAGAGTCCTAGCAACATTTAGTTTCATAAACAGTCCTAGCAAAACGCTAGCTGAAATGGAAACATTGTTAGGACATCTTGGCTGTTCTTTTTCAGAGAGCATCCGGAGGTAGGCTAAGTGTGGGCTGAGACTTAGGTCCTTCCAGAAAGATAGTAGCTTCAAAAACACGTTTCTCCACCAGGCGTCTGTGTTTCAGGCTGTATCACTTGCTCAGATGTATGGGGTGGGTTCACTCTAGTGACACAGTCGAGGCTAACCCCTAAGTTTAGCTTGGTGGCGTCCCGGAGGCGTTTTTAGAGATAGCAACATGCAAGAACTTAGAAGGGAATTCCAGGGAACAGTAATATGCAGAGGTAAAAGACAACATTGCAAAATGGGGACATGGATGTCTCAATCTGCCTGCTTAGACATACTTGAAAATCAGTGCAAATTGGCAACACTAGGGAGGTGATAAAGTTGGACGTCAAATAGGAACGTATGAAATTCCCCTGTTAAAAATTGCCGGTTGTTAAGAAAAGATCAGGTCtgattttttcccagggcaagTTTCTGTCTCCGTTCACAAGGTCGTCATTGCCACTTGGAGGCCGGGAAGCGGCAGTGGTGCGGGAACAAGCAGGAGCATAAGGAAACTAATCATGGCACAAATCACCACCAGGAACAATGAGGTGATAATTAAATATTTGCAGCTCCCTAGGTCAAAGCAATTTTGAACGCCCTTCTtaatataatttcctttatttccaGTTCATGACAGCCCCAGCTCTGGGAGCAGGTGGGTGCTGAGAATTTGCTGCATTTTTTTAATgatctcccccccaccttcaTCAGGTTGCTATTTTCAACCCCAATGATTATTCGCAGCTAATAAAATATTCACACACTAAGCCGACAACGAATTAACTTCCAGATATAATCAGCCAGTGCTCTCTCTCGGTAAATCTTTCAATACAATTCTCTTGCTTGCTGTGATgagtacatcagtcactgaaagcaagcatgcaagtacagcaggcagtgaagaaagctaatggcatgctgaccttcataacaaggggaattgagtataagagcaaggaggtccttctgcagctgtacagagccctggtgagactacacctggaatactgagtgcagttttggtctccaaatttgaggaaggacattcttgctattgagggagtgcagcataggttcagaAGGTTAATTCTCTGGATGgggggactgtcatatgttgaaagattggagcgactgggcttgtatactctggaattagAAGgcttgagaggggatcttattgaaacatataagattattaagggattggacacgctggaggcggaaagcatgttcccgctaacaataggaattctgcagatgctggatattcaagcaacacacatcaaagttgctggtgaacacagcaggccaggcagcatctctaggaagaggtgcagtcgacgcttcaggccgagacccttcgaagtttagtcctgacgaagggtctcggcctgaaacgtcgactgcacctcttcctagagatgctgcctggcctgctgcgttcaccagcaactttgatgtgtgtagcatgttcctgctgatgggtgagtccagaaccagaggccacagttaaagaataaggggtaggccatttagaacggagttgaggaaaaactgtttcacccagagagtggtggatatatggaatgctctgccccagaaggcagtggaggccaagtctctggatgctttcaagaaagagatggatagaactcttaaagatagcggaatcaaaggttatggggataaggcaggaactggatactgattgtggatgatcagccatgatcacagtgaatggcggtgctggctcgaagggccgaatggcctactcctgcacctattgtctattgaagtaATTTGAGATTTGCTAATCCTTTTTCTCTGAGAGGTTTATGAAAAtgttacatcacagaaacagcgagaagagaggaaaaagaaaaaaaacacgaaGGATAAATGTGGATGCACCTGTTACTATAACACCTAGATCAAGCCAGTCTGACTCTCCACTGCAGTTGTTCGTTACCCCTCCATGTTTCCCCATAAGGACGGTAGTTCCTTTACATGACACCCACTGGCGTTACACGTTGAGGAGCAATACTTTGTTAATGTCAATTGCAGTGCTGAACTTACCCAATGTGAACAAATGATccccaaatttctacagacattGGAAACAGAGGGAAATAATCTGTTCTGATATACAGATATATTTTATATCATGTTTTCTTTTCAAAAAATGAGTACTTGAAAAGTATGGTGGGATTTATGAATAATATATTGTTTCCCTCTGTGTACTTGTATTTTAATGTGAACCGTCTTTGACTTTGTGTAGATATTAATTACTTCCTGCTATTTTGCTACTAAAACTGTGAAGTGTAGTACTGCATTTTCTGAATTGTGTTAGGAATTAGAATGAATATGAAGTCGCAATTCATGAATATTTCATTATTTGTAACATATTGTAGCACTGctaataaataatatttattGTTGAACAATCCTTTGTAATCCATTCTGCGTGTTTGGTATTCTTTCTTCAAAAGACTTAAGAAATCACTGTGGGCCTCCTTGTCTTTTGGGAAGGAGCAACGTGTCAGCCAGAAAGGTTATCGATGGCTGCTCCCATTCTTCCTAGGTTCTCCAAAGCTTCAACTGCGTAAGGGGGAAGGAACAGCAGTTCTCAATCTCACCAAGACCCTTTCTtcaacactagagattctgcagatgctgggcatccagagcaaaatgctgaaggaactcagcaggtcaggcagcatctatggatatgaGTAAGAAGTCAATGAGACCCTTCCTTGGGTTCATCAGACTCATCATCCATCTGATATGCCCATGCTTGACATCAACTTCAGCCCTTGCTTGTATtaccagaatcagagtcaggtttaatatcattggtatatgctgtgaaatttgttgttttgcggcagcagtacagggcaagacataaaattactgtaagttacattaTGACGTATATAAACTAAAcaagtattgcaaaaagagaacaaaaatgagGTGGGGTTCATGGgctcatggtctgttcagaaatctgatggcagaggggaagaagccatttccGAAATGCTGAACGTGTACCTCCCctccgatggtaacaatgagaagagagcatgtcccgggTGGTGAGGGTTCTTTAtgaaggatgctgccttcttgatgcAAAGCCTACAGCAGATGTCTTCAgtagtgggaataaaggcatgTGGGATGTACTGCTGATTAACGTGCTTTAGAGGTGGAAGATTAGTTGTTGCAGTAAAACTCTAAACCTGGGAACCAATGGACATGCCCTTTCTGTCTCACCTACTTGATAACTCTGAACTTCAGCAAAGTTCTTGATGAGAATCTCACTGTAGAAACTTTCCCAGTCAATATTGTTGAGGTCTGGCAAGGTGCAGAACTTCTTAGACGTCTGATATGGCCTGAACCTCTTGCTCCATAGCCTGACACCTGGAGGAATCGAGCAGCTGAGTGCTGTTTCTCTGGAAACCTGGGCTATTGAAAAGGATAGTCTgcaatcacgaggaaatctgcagatgctggaatttcaagcaacacacttaaaagttgctggtgaatgcagcaggccaggcagcatctctaggaagaggtacagtcgacgtttcaggctaagacccttcatcaggactaactgaaagaagagatagtaagagatttgaaggtgttGCCAAAAAGGAGCAAAGATTGTAATCACAGTAgtatagcggttagtgcaacaatttacaatgataatgattagggttcaatttccactgctgtctgcaagcagtttgtacgttctccccatgacggcttgtgtttcctccgggtgctccagtttcctcccacattccaaaggtgtatgagttagggttagtaagttgtgggcacgttaCTGTACATTGGCATGACAACATTTGTGAGCTGCCTCCACCACATCCTCAGATTGTGCTGGTCGCTGAGACAaatagcacatttcactgtatgtctcgatgtttcaatgttcacctgacaaataaagctaatcattctCAATCTTTAATCTATTCAAACATTTCCATGATTCATCAGCAGTTTCTTCATGTGTTCAGTCTTAAATCAATAAGTTTTAAGAACTATAATGGAGTTGCTTGATTAATTGAATCAGTTTAAGGTTGCTGCTAAACTGATATAATTCTCATTTTGTACGTGCAGTTGGAAACTGAATGCAAGAGATTTGTAGTTGGATAGAAGAAGATTAAGTGTCCTCAGTATGTTCATACATTGAACCCAAGATATTCTGACATAGGAAGGAGTGTTTGCAATAGCTGTTATGCACTTTAAGATAAGATgagataagataaaactttatttatcccagAGGAATTTacgaggggcgattgataagttcgtagcctaaggtagaaagagtcaattttagaaaacctagcacatttatttttcttacatttacacacttggtccagcggtcatggagtatacggatccctcctttgtagaagtcagcgtcttggacctccagaaggtgATCCAGAGCAGgagcgattgataagttcgtggcctaaggtaggaggagatgagttattaacttcagactTTCTGCATCTTCACTCAAACAGTTGaaatgcatgtgcatgtaacgagagcagtatagctcatctccttccaccttaggccacaaacttatcaatcacacctgctgtggaccacttctacaaagaagggatccctatgctccacgaccgctggactgagtgtgtacatgtaggaggggacgatgttgaaaaataaatgtgttaggttttgtaaaattgactccttctaccttaggtcacgaacttatagaataaatagatagatagatagatagatagatatactttattaatcctgagggaaatttggtttcattacagctgcaccaaccaagaatagagcgtaaatatagcaatacaaaaaccaccaacaatcGAACACCAAACtgtaaactatgccagatggaaaataagcccaggaccagtctaatggctcagggtgtccaaccctccacgggaggagctgcacgtttgatggccacaggcaggaacgacctcccgtgccgccaagtgttgtatctcggtggaatgtggccgaagtccaacagtgaaaagttcaatatccagtctgcaaacacgttcctcgatcgtagtataccccggattgcaccatcagTTGTTAGCCAGAACTGTAAGCACCcaattcctttacgcttaccactctcagtgcacgtCTGGTCAGCCGGAATGCTATTACCCACCAGACTCCTCTTCTCCAagagtctctgttgtctcgacccggtcctcttccctcggCTTTGTgaccccctctgtgtgttttcctccggatttcagcaggggtg from the Mobula birostris isolate sMobBir1 chromosome 9, sMobBir1.hap1, whole genome shotgun sequence genome contains:
- the galr2b gene encoding galanin receptor 2b, with product MIDDDEDSIMSGHWNASENYPLNPASIIVPVVFSLIFLLGTIGNSLVLAVLCRNGQMGHNTTNLFILNLSVADFFFIIFCVPFQATIYTLEGWVFGSFMCKAVHFFIYLAMYASSFTLAAVSVDRYLAIRYPLRSRELRTPCNALTVMVVIWGLSIIFAGPYLSYYDLIPYEWFYICMPAWQEPRRKIMDTSTFIFGYIVPVAIISLSYARTIKYLWTAVDPIEDISESKKAKRKVTKMIIIVTVLFCLCWLPHHVLILCFHYGHFPFNQATYALRLLSHCMAYTNSCLNPIVYALVSKHFRKGFKKVFSCLLSKKGVNKVHMVHVVNMVTGSTDVSHLNDENARQHGCELKDRQPTRAQGKAMTITVPYQQTS